DNA from Desulfuromonas sp. AOP6:
GCTGGGGCCCGTCAGCAGCGTGATCGTAGAGGAACTGCTGGATGTCGAGCAGGTCTTTCTCACTGATGCCTTCGAAAGCCTCAGGCTTGGCGGAATGCTTGTCACGCTCGAAGAAGCGATCCCATTGGGCCATGGTTTTGCTCAGAGGGGTCAGGTTGCCACCCTCGGCGCCTTCAGTGTGGCAGGCCTTGCAGTTTTTCTTGTACAGATACTTGCCTTTTTTGGGATTGCCGCCGGTTACAGCAAAGGCCGAGGTGGCCATGAAGCCTACCAGCGCCAGAACAGCTGCTGCTTTCATCACCTTGTTCATACTTAATCTTCCTCCATTGCTTCTTTGTTGTGGCGACTGCGCACCATACACGGTCGCCAGCCTTCAAACGGGTTCTTGTTAACACCGGATCAGTCAAGAATCAAGCAAAAACTCCCTACATATAGATACCGGAATATAACGATCAAATAAAAGCGATATATAAATTGCCTCAGATATGCGAACCGCTATATGGCGAATACACGCTTTATGCCAACAATGGAGACAATCCAACTCCCCCTGTATTTTCAGGAACTACCCCTTTTTTAATCTTTTCCAACCTGCGCGACTTACGCCATATGGCAACGCTTCTCGTGAAAACACCGGCCATAACACGAAAAGCCCGCTTGTCTCTCAAACCGGCCCTTGATCTCACACAAAAAATCCTTCTTTTTCCCGCCAGTTGCCCTTTTCCCGCTCGGGCTTTCACCTTGACATCGCTTGGCAGTATTGCTAACGTACCCTTTTGTTTGGCTGGTTTCCTCTATGGCCTTAGGCATTTATCCAAGTATTCAGGTTCTGGCCTATGAAAGTGCTTGTTTCCGACAATTTCTCCCCCGCCGGGCTGGACGTTTTCAAACAAGCCGAAGGCATTGAACTCTGCTATCATCCCGGACTATCCCCCGAAGATCTTCTCAAGGAAGTTTCCGACGCCGATGCCCTGGTCGTGCGCGGCGGCACCCAGGTGACCGAAGAGGTTCTGTTGGCCGCCTCCCGCCTCAAAGTTATCGGCCGGGCCGGAATCGGTACTGAAAACATGGACCTGGCCGCCGCCAATCGCAAAGGGGTGGTGGTCATGAACACCCCTTTCGGCAGCACCACTACCACAGCGGAACATACCATCGCGATGCTGATGGCCCTCGCCCGGCAGATTCCCCAGGCAAGCCAGTCGACCAAATCCGGTTCCTGGGAAAAGGATCGCTTCACGGGTGTGGAGATCGCCGGCAAGACGCTGGGGGTCATTGGTGGCGGCAAGATCGGTCGCCTGGTCATTGAGACCGCCCTCTGCCTCAAGATGCGCGTGCTGCTTTATGACCCCTACCTGTCGGGCGAAATGGCGCGACAACTGATGACCGAGCAGGTGGAACTCGACGACCTGCTGCGGCGCGCGGACTTCATCACTCTCCATGTGCCCTTAAACAGCGAAACCGTCAATATCCTCGATGAGGAAGCCCTTGGAACGGTCAAGCCCGGCTGTCGCATCATCAACTGCGCCATCGGTGGGCTCGTCGACGAGGAAGCCCTGGCCAGAGGAATTCAGAGCGGACGTATCGCCGGGGCGGCGCTCGACGTTTTCAGCAAAGAACCGCCCCTGAAGGACAATCCCCTGCTTTCTCTTCCGCAGGTTATCTGTACCCCTCATTTGCGGGCGGCGACAACGGATGCCCAGATCAACGTCACGGTCCAGGTGGCGCGGCAGATCGTTGATTTTCTCCTGCGGGGCAACATCGTCAATGCCATCAATGTGCCGTCTATCAGCGCCGAACTACTGGCGGCAATGAAGCCTTACATTGACCTGGCCGGGCGGCTTGGCTCCTTTCAGGCACAGCTGTGCGCCCGCGGCCTGGAGAAACTCACAATAGAATACGCCGGCAGCGTCACCGATTTCCCCACGGAGCCCTTGACTCTCTCTCTGCTCAAAGGACTGCTGACGCCGATGATCGGCTCGATGGTCAATTATGTGAATGCGCCGCACCTGGCCGAAGAACGAGGGATTAAAGTTCTGGAGACCCGCAGCAAGACTTCGGAGGGATTTGCCAACATGATCCGCCTGACGGTCCATTGCGCCGACGGGGAACGTTCCGTCTGCGGCGCCCTCTTCGGCGAAAGCGACTACCGCATTGTCAGAGTGGACGATTACCCGGTAGAGGCCGTGCCCGATGGGCATATTCTTGTCCTGCACAACGATGATCGGCCTGGCGTTATCGGCTTTATCGGCCACACGCTGGCAGAGGCCGGCATCAACGTGGCCATGATGAACCTCTCCCGCCGGAAGATCAAAGGGAGGGCCATCTCGCTGATCAATGTCGACAGCGAAATACCGGAGGCGGTTCTGGAAAGCATGCGCAACAACACCCACATTTTATCCGCGGTGCAAGTCAGGCTCTAAATCGGACCACCGCTAAACGGACGACCGCCGGAGTCACAGGACTCTTCGCCTACAAGATTTCAGTAACGGATTTAAACCATGCCAATTCCCGATAACGCCATCGAGGCCATGCTCCCCAAAGGGGTGAAGGATTTCCTTCCGATCAAGGCGGCCAAGATCGACTTTCTCCGCAACAGCCTCCTCAGCGTCTTCAATCAGTGGGGCTTTCGTCCTGTCATTCCGCCCTCTCTCGAATTTCTCCACGATCTGGAGCGCGGCATGGGGGCCGGACTGCGGGAAAAGACCTTCCGTTTTGACGACCGTCAGAGCGGCAAGCTGGTGGCCTTCCCCCCCGACATCACTCCCCAGGTTGCCCGTATTGTCGCCACGCGCATGCGTGAGCTGCCGTTGCCTCTGCGCCTGTGCTATGCGGGGCGGGTTCTGCGCCACACGGAGATGCAGGCCGGCAAGGACCGCGAAATCTTTCAGGCTGGCGTGGAGCTGATCGGCCTGGAAAGCCCGGAAGCCGATGCCGAAATGATCGCCATGGCCGTTGAGTGCTTCAAAAACCTTGGCGCCGCGGAATTCACCATCGATATCGGCCAGGTCGATTTTTTTCGAGGTGTAATGGAAAACCTGCCCGTTTCCGGCGACAAGGCCCGGCAGATCCAGGCCGCCATCGCCCGCAAGGACAATAGCGGACTCAAAGAGCTTTTAGTTGGCTTATCCCTGACAGACCAGGCTCGCGAGGAAGTCCTTGCCCTCCCCCGCCTCTTTGGCGGTCGTGAGGTTCTGCAGAAAGCGGAAAGAGTCGTCAGCAATGATCGTTCGCGCAAAGCCCTGGCCGACCTCCAAAAGGTCCTGGAGATACTGGAAGTTTATGGGGTTGAGGATCATGTCACCTTTGACCTTGGCGAACTGCGCGGACTCGACTACCATACGGGAGTGACTTTTCAGGGCTTTCTCACCGGTTTCGGCCGCGCGGTCTGTTTCGGCGGCCGCTATGACAACCTGACGGCGGCCTACGGTTATCCGGCCCCGGCCACGGGCTTTGCCTTCAATCTGCTCAACCTGCTCTTTGCCCTCGACAAGCAACTGGACGATCGGGCGGTCCGCCAGACCGACGTACTCATCTTTCAGTCCGGCCCGGACAAGGAATTGGCCCAGCGCGTGGCCCAGACGCTGCGGAAAAAAGGGCTATCCGCCGCTCGCGACATCATTCCTCGCGACCTAGAAGGTTCTCTGGCTTATGCCCGCAAAATGAATTTCCGGTATGTTATGGTGCTTTCACCGGCCCAGGACATCCGCCTCATCAATGTAATGGACGGTTCCGATAAATCGGTGTCCTATCAATCGATCCAGGACGAAAGTTTCGTTCTTTAAGTCTCATCAGGAGAAAATCAATATGGCTAATGTAATTATCGTAGGCGCCCAATGGGGCGATGAAGGCAAGGGCAAGGTCGTTGATATTTATACCGAGTATGCCAACGACGTCGTCCGCTACCAGGGCGGCAACAACGCCGGGCACACCCTGGTCGTCGGTGACGAGAAAACCGTCCTGCACCTGATCCCCTCCGGCATTCTGCACGAAGGCAAGCGCTGCATCATCGGCAATGGCGTGGTTCTTGATCCCGAGGTTTTCATTCGCGAGATCACTAATCTGAAGAAAAAGGGCTATCTCAAGGACGACAGCCAGCTGGTAATCGACGGCAACGTGCATATCATCATGCCCTATCACCGGGAGATCGACAAAGCCCGCGAGATCCGTTC
Protein-coding regions in this window:
- a CDS encoding cytochrome c; the protein is MNKVMKAAAVLALVGFMATSAFAVTGGNPKKGKYLYKKNCKACHTEGAEGGNLTPLSKTMAQWDRFFERDKHSAKPEAFEGISEKDLLDIQQFLYDHAADGPQPQTCG
- the serA gene encoding phosphoglycerate dehydrogenase, yielding MKVLVSDNFSPAGLDVFKQAEGIELCYHPGLSPEDLLKEVSDADALVVRGGTQVTEEVLLAASRLKVIGRAGIGTENMDLAAANRKGVVVMNTPFGSTTTTAEHTIAMLMALARQIPQASQSTKSGSWEKDRFTGVEIAGKTLGVIGGGKIGRLVIETALCLKMRVLLYDPYLSGEMARQLMTEQVELDDLLRRADFITLHVPLNSETVNILDEEALGTVKPGCRIINCAIGGLVDEEALARGIQSGRIAGAALDVFSKEPPLKDNPLLSLPQVICTPHLRAATTDAQINVTVQVARQIVDFLLRGNIVNAINVPSISAELLAAMKPYIDLAGRLGSFQAQLCARGLEKLTIEYAGSVTDFPTEPLTLSLLKGLLTPMIGSMVNYVNAPHLAEERGIKVLETRSKTSEGFANMIRLTVHCADGERSVCGALFGESDYRIVRVDDYPVEAVPDGHILVLHNDDRPGVIGFIGHTLAEAGINVAMMNLSRRKIKGRAISLINVDSEIPEAVLESMRNNTHILSAVQVRL
- a CDS encoding ATP phosphoribosyltransferase regulatory subunit, which encodes MPIPDNAIEAMLPKGVKDFLPIKAAKIDFLRNSLLSVFNQWGFRPVIPPSLEFLHDLERGMGAGLREKTFRFDDRQSGKLVAFPPDITPQVARIVATRMRELPLPLRLCYAGRVLRHTEMQAGKDREIFQAGVELIGLESPEADAEMIAMAVECFKNLGAAEFTIDIGQVDFFRGVMENLPVSGDKARQIQAAIARKDNSGLKELLVGLSLTDQAREEVLALPRLFGGREVLQKAERVVSNDRSRKALADLQKVLEILEVYGVEDHVTFDLGELRGLDYHTGVTFQGFLTGFGRAVCFGGRYDNLTAAYGYPAPATGFAFNLLNLLFALDKQLDDRAVRQTDVLIFQSGPDKELAQRVAQTLRKKGLSAARDIIPRDLEGSLAYARKMNFRYVMVLSPAQDIRLINVMDGSDKSVSYQSIQDESFVL